In the genome of Magnolia sinica isolate HGM2019 chromosome 2, MsV1, whole genome shotgun sequence, one region contains:
- the LOC131226985 gene encoding uncharacterized protein LOC131226985: protein MGSYEDSYNQLSLYLHELRRANPGTVTAVLANQQTCRFERCFVALGQCIRSFQKSLRRVLAIDGTHLKGKYKGVLFIAMALDGDNYIFLIAFGIGESENKSSWNWFLTYLNDVLGSVEGLVIISDRYKGLMKEVPQVFPHAIHEYCAYHIYRNLVDTFKDKSLEMYYCRSVKTYRRAEFEKIIHDIEMANPPVHVWLTEIGYKRWASLHFPGRRFNLVTTNISECVNALFKEACKYPIMKLIEAVMLKIQELFYKRRESAPSFIGPLTPWAEKQLKDIV from the coding sequence ATGGGGTCTTAcgaagactcctacaatcaactctCGTTGTATTTGCACGAGTTGAGGAGGGCCAACCCAGGGACAGTTACTGCCGTGCTTGCTAACCAACAAACTTGcaggttcgagagatgttttgtaGCTCTCGGACAATGCATTCGAAGTTTTCAGAAATCATTGCGAAGGGTATTGGCcattgacgggacacacttaaaAGGCAAATACAAGGGTGTACTATTCATCGCCATGGCTTTAGATGGGGACAATTATATATTTCTAATTgcgtttggcatcggggaatcAGAGAACAAGagtagttggaattggttccttacctaccttaacgatgtgttagGGTCTGTGGAGGGTCTTGTCATTATATCCGACCGAtataaaggtctaatgaaagaggttccccaagtcttcccGCATGCAATCCATGAGTATTGCGCGTACCACATctacagaaacttggtggacacttttAAGGACAAGTCGTTGGAGATGTATTACTGCAGATCTGTGAAGACTTACAGGAGGGCCGAATTTGAAAAAATTATCcatgatatcgaaatggccaatccCCCAGTACATGTATGGCTGACAGAAATCGGGTACAAGAGATGGGCATCTTTGCACTTTCCAGGCcgaagattcaacttggtcacaACAAACATTTCTGAGTGCGTTAATGCCCTTTTCAAAGAAGCATGCAAATACCCCATTATGAAATTGATAGAGGCTGTAATGTTGAAGATACAAGAATTGTTTTACAAGAGACGAGAATCTGCGCCATCATTTATTGGTCCattgacaccatgggcggagAAACAGTTAAAGGATATCGTATAG